From a region of the bacterium genome:
- a CDS encoding response regulator: MDKILIIEDDEDMIHILKSILELEGYEIIYASDGEEGLLKAEEHNPSLIILDLILPKIDGNEVCRRIKKDAVLSKTPVIMLTAKTTTRDELEGIMDGADDYITKPFNPLDLIETIKYLLTETKEIVSGEERRRKKINRLQTRLLFENE; this comes from the coding sequence GAGGATATGATTCATATCCTTAAGTCTATTCTTGAGCTTGAGGGATATGAAATAATCTATGCAAGTGATGGAGAAGAGGGGCTTTTAAAGGCAGAGGAACATAACCCTAGCCTAATCATTCTTGACCTTATTCTTCCAAAGATTGATGGAAATGAGGTTTGCCGAAGGATAAAAAAAGACGCCGTTCTTTCCAAAACGCCTGTCATTATGCTTACAGCAAAGACAACCACGCGGGATGAACTAGAAGGGATTATGGACGGAGCTGATGATTATATTACAAAGCCATTTAACCCATTGGATCTAATAGAAACAATTAAATACCTCCTTACGGAGACGAAAGAGATTGTTTCAGGAGAAGAAAGAAGGAGAAAGAAGATAAATCGGCTCCAGACAAGATTACTCTTTGAAAATGAATAA